A window of the Polypterus senegalus isolate Bchr_013 chromosome 4, ASM1683550v1, whole genome shotgun sequence genome harbors these coding sequences:
- the LOC120528298 gene encoding zona pellucida sperm-binding protein 4-like: MYQFPVSACGSTVQLAGGNVTYQNTMSAAITVRTGPEGSITRDSVYKLMFRCTYSGSQDVQVEAEVYTVAPPLPVVEQGPFDLELVIATDPSYGSYYVDADYPVSKTLRDPVAVEVHIVNRTDPNLVLTLGDCWVTPGPSASSQPQWSLLVNGCPNMGDNYLTSLVTVDSTSGVAYPSHYKRFVFEMFAFVDPVARQALAEKIFIYCIAAACYPSATDPCIRSCPTRRSGRAADKVAKMAPSRKNVLLHSGPVILEADQVQKYRLEQEASLPTGYLVLGAAATLVMVMLILAVLAVKRMNWQKCI, translated from the exons ATGTACCAGTTTCCAGTCAGTGCCTGTGGTAGCACAGTTCAG CTGGCTGGAGGCAATGTGACCTACCAGAACACCATGTCTGCTGCCATCACTGTGAGGACTGGTCCAGAGGGCTCCATCACCAGGGACAGTGTCTACAA GTTAATGTTCCGGTGCACCTACTCAGGAAGTCAGGATGTGCAAGTGGAGGCTGAGGTGTATACTGTGGCGCCACCTCTTCCCGTAGTAGAGCAAGGGCCATTTGACCTGGAATTGGTCATTGCTACAG ATCCCTCCTATGGCTCCTACTATGTGGATGCTGACTACCCTGTGAGCAAAACTCTGCGGGATCCTGTGGCTGTGGAAGTGCACATCGTAAACAGGACTGACCCTAACCTTGTTCTGACTCTTGGGGACTGCTGGGTCACCCCAGGACCTTCTGCTTCCAGCCAGCCCCAGTGGAGCCTTCTGGTGAATGG ATGTCCAAACATGGGGGATAACTATTTGACCAGTTTGGTGACTGtggacagcacatctggagtggcctacccaagtcattacaagagatttgtgtttgagatgtttgcttttgtggATCCTGTCGCTCGGCAAGCTTTGGCTGAAAAG ATCTTCATCTACTGTATTGCTGCTGCCTGCTATCCCTCTGCCACAGACCCCTGTATTCGGAGCTGCCCTACAAGAA GATCTGGCAGAGCTGCTGACAAGGTGGCAAAAATGGCTCCCTCCAGGAAAAATGTGCTCCTTCACAGTGGTCCTGTAATCTTGGAGGCTGACCAGGTGCAGAAATACAGGCTGGAGCAGGAAG CCTCTCTCCCCACTGGATACCTGGTGCTAGGAGCCGCAGCTACCCTTGTAATGGTGATGCTCATTTTGGCTGTACTTGCTGTAAAAAGGATGAACTGGCAAAAGTGTATttga